In one Paramisgurnus dabryanus chromosome 21, PD_genome_1.1, whole genome shotgun sequence genomic region, the following are encoded:
- the klf15 gene encoding Krueppel-like factor 15 isoform X2, with protein MVDHLLLDEDTFFSYTSLPTRNPSDMVTDKGVYHMLPSPFSEDNLSDSSSPRSCSSPESQLLGSSCGSNSSGESQDGLLDFLHSQSTLSQNSLTTLSPMVPPVLPMGLSWESRRDRTTKEECFEFPVFPGDLDDHAGLLFQPTLEEIEEFLEENMEVMALKEEAGEGLMTSANIQGIASEPWAQSSDQTVPVSSDIITANSEPKSAQSSVGASTNPQRKEDSAGKVVVMENPGMPVILQLQPIQVKQEPNPKTAPQPASDIKVTQLLVNIQGQTFALVPQMIPTASLNSPSSKFVRIAPVPIAAKPAGLGENGMGDGQGGGLVVGGHKFQKSSVADLIKMHKCTFPGCAKMYTKSSHLKAHLRRHTGEKPFACTWPGCGWRTELFSSTFLPFYPGLLHKQNRDTSLKTGIARCYSNWPPAPSCRSNPHAWEM; from the exons ATGGTGGATCACTTGCTGCTTGATGAAGATACTTTTTTCTCTTACACTTCGCTGCCAACCCGCAACCCTTCGGATATGGTGACAGACAAAGGCGTGTATCATATGCTTCCATCTCCGTTCTCAGAGGACAACCTAAGTGACTCGTCCAGTCCGCGTTCCTGCTCCAGCCCCGAGTCTCAGCTTCTCGGCTCCAGTTGCGGGAGCAACTCGAGTGGAGAAAGTCAAGATGGCCTTCTCGACTTCCTCCACTCTCAGTCTACTCTGAGCCAAAACTCCTTGACCACACTGTCTCCTATGGTCCCTCCCGTCCTTCCCATGGGTCTGTCTTGGGAGTCGCGACGGGACCGCACCACCAAAGAGGAGTGCTTCGAGTTTCCCGTTTTCCCCGGAGATCTGGACGACCATGCGGGGCTTCTCTTTCAGCCCACCCTGGAGGAGATCGAGGAGTTCTTGGAAGAGAATATGGAAGTGATGGCCTTGAAGGAAGAAGCCGGTGAGGGTCTCATGACCAGTGCTAACATCCAAGGAATTGCATCTGAACCTTGGGCCCAAAGCTCAGACCAAACAGTGCCTGTCTCAAGTGACATAATCACAGCCAATTCTGAGCCCAAAAGTGCACAATCCTCAGTAGGAGCCTCCACGAATCCTCAAAGAAAGGAGGATTCGGCGGGAAAGGTCGTGGTGATGGAGAATCCCGGCATGCCTGTGATCTTACAGCTCCAGCCCATTCAGGTTAAGCAGGAACCGAACCCTAAAACTGCACCGCAGCCTGCCTCAGACATCAAAGTTACCCAGCTCCTAGTGAACATCCAGGGTCAAACCTTCGCCTTGGTTCCACAAATGATCCCAACAGCCAGCCTTAACAGCCCTTCCTCAAAATTTGTCCGTATCGCCCCTGTGCCCATTGCTGCCAAGCCTGCGGGTCTAGGGGAGAACGGAATGGGAGACGGCCAAGGCGGAGGGCTCGTTGTCGGTGGTCACAAATTCCAGAAAAGCTCGGTAGCTGATCTTATTAAAATGCACAAGTGCACTTTCCCTGGCTGTGCCAAGATGTACACCAAGAGCAGCCACCTAAAGGCCCACTTGAGAAGACACACAGGCGAGAAACCGTTTGCTTGCACTTGGCCCGGCTGTGGTTGGAG GACTGAACTCTTCTCATCTACCTTCCTGCCTTTTTACCCTGGACTACTTCACAAACAGAACCGTGACACAAGCTTGAAAACTGGAATTGCAAGGTGCTACAGTAACTGGCCTCCAGCTCCCTCTTGCAGGTCAAATCCTCATGCTTGGGAAATGTAG
- the klf15 gene encoding Krueppel-like factor 15 isoform X1, translating to MVDHLLLDEDTFFSYTSLPTRNPSDMVTDKGVYHMLPSPFSEDNLSDSSSPRSCSSPESQLLGSSCGSNSSGESQDGLLDFLHSQSTLSQNSLTTLSPMVPPVLPMGLSWESRRDRTTKEECFEFPVFPGDLDDHAGLLFQPTLEEIEEFLEENMEVMALKEEAGEGLMTSANIQGIASEPWAQSSDQTVPVSSDIITANSEPKSAQSSVGASTNPQRKEDSAGKVVVMENPGMPVILQLQPIQVKQEPNPKTAPQPASDIKVTQLLVNIQGQTFALVPQMIPTASLNSPSSKFVRIAPVPIAAKPAGLGENGMGDGQGGGLVVGGHKFQKSSVADLIKMHKCTFPGCAKMYTKSSHLKAHLRRHTGEKPFACTWPGCGWRFSRSDELSRHRRSHSGVKPYQCPVCEKKFARSDHLSKHIKVHRFPRSNRTARTTH from the exons ATGGTGGATCACTTGCTGCTTGATGAAGATACTTTTTTCTCTTACACTTCGCTGCCAACCCGCAACCCTTCGGATATGGTGACAGACAAAGGCGTGTATCATATGCTTCCATCTCCGTTCTCAGAGGACAACCTAAGTGACTCGTCCAGTCCGCGTTCCTGCTCCAGCCCCGAGTCTCAGCTTCTCGGCTCCAGTTGCGGGAGCAACTCGAGTGGAGAAAGTCAAGATGGCCTTCTCGACTTCCTCCACTCTCAGTCTACTCTGAGCCAAAACTCCTTGACCACACTGTCTCCTATGGTCCCTCCCGTCCTTCCCATGGGTCTGTCTTGGGAGTCGCGACGGGACCGCACCACCAAAGAGGAGTGCTTCGAGTTTCCCGTTTTCCCCGGAGATCTGGACGACCATGCGGGGCTTCTCTTTCAGCCCACCCTGGAGGAGATCGAGGAGTTCTTGGAAGAGAATATGGAAGTGATGGCCTTGAAGGAAGAAGCCGGTGAGGGTCTCATGACCAGTGCTAACATCCAAGGAATTGCATCTGAACCTTGGGCCCAAAGCTCAGACCAAACAGTGCCTGTCTCAAGTGACATAATCACAGCCAATTCTGAGCCCAAAAGTGCACAATCCTCAGTAGGAGCCTCCACGAATCCTCAAAGAAAGGAGGATTCGGCGGGAAAGGTCGTGGTGATGGAGAATCCCGGCATGCCTGTGATCTTACAGCTCCAGCCCATTCAGGTTAAGCAGGAACCGAACCCTAAAACTGCACCGCAGCCTGCCTCAGACATCAAAGTTACCCAGCTCCTAGTGAACATCCAGGGTCAAACCTTCGCCTTGGTTCCACAAATGATCCCAACAGCCAGCCTTAACAGCCCTTCCTCAAAATTTGTCCGTATCGCCCCTGTGCCCATTGCTGCCAAGCCTGCGGGTCTAGGGGAGAACGGAATGGGAGACGGCCAAGGCGGAGGGCTCGTTGTCGGTGGTCACAAATTCCAGAAAAGCTCGGTAGCTGATCTTATTAAAATGCACAAGTGCACTTTCCCTGGCTGTGCCAAGATGTACACCAAGAGCAGCCACCTAAAGGCCCACTTGAGAAGACACACAGGCGAGAAACCGTTTGCTTGCACTTGGCCCGGCTGTGGTTGGAG ATTCTCCCGGTCTGATGAGCTGTCACGACACCGCCGCTCTCACTCTGGAGTGAAGCCCTACCAGTGCCCCGTGTGTGAGAAGAAATTTGCTCGCAGCGATCACCTGTCCAAACACATCAAAGTCCATCGCTTTCCACGAAGCAACAGGACAGCGCGAACCACACACTGA